One genomic segment of Oscillatoria salina IIICB1 includes these proteins:
- a CDS encoding CHAT domain-containing protein yields the protein MTRFYRLMGQEKLSPPEALREAQLEMQKKTQWTEPFSWAAFTWQG from the coding sequence ATGACTCGTTTTTATCGGCTAATGGGGCAAGAAAAACTTTCGCCTCCAGAAGCTTTGCGAGAAGCACAATTGGAGATGCAAAAGAAAACCCAATGGACGGAGCCTTTCTCTTGGGCAGCATTTACTTGGCAAGGGTAG